From the Vibrio vulnificus CMCP6 genome, one window contains:
- a CDS encoding Hcp family type VI secretion system effector, with protein sequence MQSNTYLKYADIKGEATAEQYKDMITLLSVDWSVGREISSYTGTAMDREASSTRLYDMTITKLQDKASPDLFKEATIGKGKPAVFHITKQGEKIEEIMKIQLTDAMISNYAVSIQDDRPIETITISYTEMMMTVTPTDDKNNTSAPLVYGYSGVKGQQM encoded by the coding sequence ATGCAGTCAAATACCTACCTGAAATATGCTGATATTAAAGGTGAAGCTACCGCAGAACAGTACAAGGATATGATTACTCTTCTTTCAGTTGATTGGAGTGTAGGTCGTGAAATTTCTTCTTATACTGGTACCGCAATGGATCGTGAAGCAAGCTCTACTCGTCTTTACGATATGACCATTACCAAACTTCAAGACAAAGCATCCCCAGATCTGTTCAAAGAAGCCACGATTGGTAAGGGTAAACCCGCTGTATTCCATATCACTAAGCAGGGTGAAAAAATCGAAGAAATCATGAAAATTCAACTAACGGATGCCATGATTTCTAACTATGCAGTGTCAATTCAAGACGACCGTCCAATTGAAACAATCACCATCTCTTACACAGAGATGATGATGACTGTGACGCCTACTGATGACAAAAACAACACATCTGCTCCGTTGGTATACGGTTACAGCGGTGTTAAAGGTCAACAAATGTAA
- the tssI gene encoding type VI secretion system tip protein VgrG: protein MKKATQDNKFINISTPYGKDAIILNSFEYREEMSELFSLRVYAYFNGRKGELNQIVGQPVIIKMDNNSQVMLEPRYFHGFVAKATLAGSRVTKFEDGENYKNIELVVVPKLNFADYKINSRIFQNKDIKEIISLILGEHGVDFSFSLTKSYAKYNYKVQYEESDLQFVKRLLSEEGLSFCFSHTKSSHVIEIFDDASYYKPGAEFLIDFNSGTAELGHISSWHEAQSMVITRSHKSGYDMKKPASHPNNTAKGSESLFTVPSSEHYEYLGEAESGDQYKTRNTHTIESLQQNAYVCSGESSCRSFAVGRSFKFGKHEDPSRIGKEFVLSSIVINAAVFNQVGHGGPSNQGVRSYFTCIESGKVHRPAVNFVRPVIRGIQTAVVTGNKQGEIYVDKYGRIKVQFHWDREGKFDTTSSCWIRVAQQIAGNGWGSSFLPRVGQEVIVEFINGDPDQPVVTGSLYNGTQAPPFSLPEKKTQSGYRSQSVEKGASNFNELRFEDKPGEEHVYLHAEKNFQMVVEDSADVLVENNKTQKITNNLTEEVGQNVSGKIGKNYSLDIGEVLSLTAGKSIEIKVGGASIQMSSSGEINIKGNKIAINGASIALKAGQISLN, encoded by the coding sequence ATGAAAAAAGCGACTCAAGATAATAAATTTATAAATATTTCCACGCCTTATGGGAAAGATGCGATTATTCTCAATTCCTTTGAATATAGAGAAGAAATGTCAGAGCTATTTTCATTGCGAGTTTATGCTTATTTTAATGGTCGAAAAGGCGAACTGAATCAAATCGTGGGTCAGCCAGTTATTATCAAAATGGATAATAATAGCCAAGTCATGTTGGAACCGAGATACTTCCATGGGTTTGTTGCAAAGGCAACACTAGCAGGAAGCCGAGTGACCAAATTTGAAGATGGTGAAAACTACAAAAACATTGAGCTTGTTGTTGTGCCAAAATTGAATTTTGCGGACTACAAAATCAACAGCCGAATCTTTCAAAATAAAGATATAAAAGAAATCATTTCATTAATTCTTGGTGAGCATGGCGTCGACTTTTCTTTTTCTCTGACCAAAAGCTATGCCAAGTATAACTACAAAGTTCAGTACGAAGAATCGGATCTACAGTTTGTTAAAAGACTCTTATCTGAGGAAGGGCTGTCGTTCTGTTTCAGCCATACTAAATCTTCACATGTGATCGAGATATTTGATGATGCCAGCTATTACAAGCCAGGTGCTGAATTTTTAATTGATTTCAATTCAGGTACCGCAGAGTTGGGTCATATCTCTTCGTGGCATGAAGCTCAATCGATGGTGATCACGCGCAGTCACAAAAGTGGCTATGATATGAAAAAGCCAGCTTCACATCCTAACAATACGGCAAAAGGGAGCGAATCCTTATTTACCGTTCCGAGCAGCGAGCATTATGAATATCTGGGTGAAGCGGAGTCGGGTGATCAGTACAAAACGAGAAATACCCACACGATCGAATCATTACAGCAAAACGCATACGTTTGTTCTGGAGAGTCGAGTTGCCGCTCCTTTGCGGTCGGCAGAAGTTTCAAATTTGGTAAGCATGAAGACCCTAGCCGAATCGGCAAAGAGTTCGTGCTCTCATCGATTGTTATCAACGCAGCTGTTTTCAACCAAGTAGGTCATGGTGGCCCTTCAAATCAAGGTGTTAGGAGTTATTTTACCTGCATTGAGTCAGGGAAAGTGCATCGTCCGGCGGTTAACTTTGTGAGGCCAGTTATTCGCGGAATCCAAACTGCGGTTGTGACAGGTAATAAGCAAGGTGAAATCTACGTCGACAAATATGGGCGGATAAAAGTTCAATTTCACTGGGATCGTGAAGGTAAGTTTGATACGACGAGTTCGTGCTGGATACGTGTCGCACAACAAATTGCAGGGAATGGCTGGGGAAGCTCATTTCTGCCAAGAGTAGGGCAAGAGGTCATCGTTGAATTTATCAATGGGGATCCGGATCAGCCAGTGGTGACAGGGTCTCTTTACAATGGGACGCAAGCGCCACCTTTTTCGTTGCCAGAGAAGAAAACCCAAAGTGGTTACCGTAGCCAGTCTGTAGAAAAAGGGGCGAGTAACTTCAACGAGTTACGCTTTGAAGATAAACCGGGTGAGGAACATGTCTATCTTCATGCGGAAAAGAACTTCCAAATGGTCGTCGAAGATTCCGCTGATGTCCTAGTTGAAAACAATAAGACCCAGAAAATTACCAACAACCTAACGGAGGAGGTTGGACAAAACGTCTCTGGGAAGATTGGGAAAAACTATTCACTCGATATTGGCGAAGTCCTTTCTCTGACCGCAGGCAAAAGCATTGAAATTAAAGTGGGCGGCGCTTCGATTCAGATGTCGAGTTCGGGGGAGATCAATATTAAAGGCAACAAAATAGCCATTAATGGTGCCTCGATTGCCTTAAAAGCTGGCCAGATTTCACTGAACTAG
- a CDS encoding PAAR domain-containing protein has translation MGKPASVIGCFHVCPKKTGKIPHVGGPVVTGSPNVKIGGIPAAREGDKLICVGPPDSISSGSSSVKINGKPAARMGDSTSHGGKILVGVPTVLIGD, from the coding sequence ATGGGTAAACCTGCATCTGTCATTGGTTGTTTTCACGTCTGTCCGAAAAAGACCGGGAAGATTCCCCATGTTGGAGGCCCTGTCGTCACGGGCTCGCCGAATGTGAAAATAGGAGGTATACCTGCCGCGAGAGAAGGAGACAAGCTGATATGTGTTGGCCCTCCCGACAGTATTTCAAGCGGTTCATCGTCAGTAAAAATTAACGGCAAGCCAGCCGCTCGGATGGGTGATAGCACTTCTCACGGTGGCAAAATATTGGTTGGCGTACCTACCGTGTTGATTGGAGATTAG